One genomic window of Microbacterium testaceum StLB037 includes the following:
- a CDS encoding DMP19 family protein — MSEVGSAIADVEFAGEQIVLHLEDGRALAAPLAWAGSAVVAMNAADRAGWVRTEDGRGVNWPAAGQTSPEGKLNVWTLEEDALYEDALAQVKAAAWDVSVLSPRSRALVALWRLVADGNNGGLVQFLGNWGGDEVRVALDALAAVGADRTLGIVREFWREVEPLTEREDVNTPEEFWAAMRDSDLSDRLEALDESFWEASPELTRLVARHFGPAPSAR, encoded by the coding sequence GTGAGCGAAGTGGGATCGGCGATTGCCGACGTCGAGTTCGCTGGGGAACAGATCGTGCTGCACCTGGAGGATGGCCGCGCGCTTGCCGCGCCGCTCGCGTGGGCCGGGTCCGCCGTGGTCGCGATGAACGCGGCCGACCGGGCCGGATGGGTACGCACCGAAGACGGCAGAGGAGTGAACTGGCCCGCCGCGGGACAGACCTCGCCCGAGGGCAAGCTGAACGTGTGGACCCTGGAAGAGGACGCGCTCTATGAAGACGCGCTCGCACAGGTGAAGGCCGCGGCCTGGGATGTCTCGGTGCTCTCGCCGCGATCCCGCGCCCTCGTCGCGCTATGGAGATTGGTGGCCGACGGCAACAACGGCGGGCTCGTCCAGTTCCTCGGCAATTGGGGCGGGGATGAAGTCCGCGTGGCCCTGGACGCGCTCGCGGCGGTCGGGGCCGACCGCACCCTCGGCATCGTTCGCGAGTTCTGGCGAGAGGTCGAACCGCTCACCGAGCGCGAGGACGTGAACACCCCCGAGGAGTTCTGGGCGGCGATGCGGGACTCCGACCTCTCCGATCGCCTCGAAGCCCTCGACGAGAGCTTCTGGGAGGCATCCCCCGAACTCACCCGGCTCGTCGCCCGCCATTTCGGACCCGCGCCGTCCGCGCGGTGA
- a CDS encoding antibiotic biosynthesis monooxygenase, translating to MIVRVSEAHLREGEEEEFLARLTELVTSFPETYPGMLRHEILVDDVDARHEQYVSAGAHEGYAGKEWRTRPVTFPDEERFLSRPLELRHFVSVDIAS from the coding sequence ATGATCGTCCGCGTCTCCGAAGCCCATCTGCGCGAGGGGGAGGAGGAGGAGTTTCTCGCCCGCCTGACCGAACTCGTGACATCGTTCCCCGAGACCTATCCGGGGATGCTGCGGCACGAGATCCTCGTCGACGACGTCGATGCTCGACATGAGCAGTACGTGAGCGCTGGGGCGCATGAGGGATACGCCGGGAAAGAGTGGCGCACGCGTCCCGTGACGTTTCCGGACGAGGAGCGCTTCCTGTCGCGTCCGCTCGAGCTGCGGCACTTCGTCTCGGTGGACATCGCCTCCTGA
- a CDS encoding aldehyde dehydrogenase, whose protein sequence is MDTMAMMKSMDMGEMTMDMDAMQECMQSLNACAMAAAMCAGSDMMHGPEMATCCAMCSNMVEMAQATMHMMMRPAGMNMDVMSAMMTACMTMGKACAAECRAHADMDEMCRYCAMACDDMVMKCEAMMASMTA, encoded by the coding sequence ATGGACACGATGGCCATGATGAAGTCGATGGACATGGGCGAGATGACCATGGACATGGATGCCATGCAGGAATGCATGCAGTCCCTGAACGCGTGCGCGATGGCCGCGGCGATGTGCGCCGGCAGCGACATGATGCACGGCCCCGAGATGGCCACGTGCTGCGCCATGTGCTCGAACATGGTCGAGATGGCTCAGGCGACGATGCACATGATGATGCGTCCGGCAGGCATGAACATGGACGTGATGAGCGCCATGATGACCGCCTGCATGACCATGGGCAAGGCCTGCGCCGCCGAGTGCCGCGCCCACGCCGACATGGACGAAATGTGCCGCTACTGCGCGATGGCCTGCGACGACATGGTCATGAAGTGCGAGGCCATGATGGCCTCGATGACGGCGTAA
- a CDS encoding nucleoside deaminase, with product MADTIDATDLAHLHRAIALSQLAREHGNHPFGALLVTADGRVVEAENTVLTERDVTGHAETNLVRRVWKDLDAAELPASTLYTSCEPCAMCCGAIFWAGIGRVVYALSGTGLIALAGPEDDGTALDLPSREVFAHGTRAIEVSGPHLEEAAAQPHRGFW from the coding sequence ATGGCCGACACCATCGACGCGACAGACCTCGCCCACCTCCACCGCGCGATCGCGCTGTCGCAGCTCGCCCGCGAGCACGGCAACCACCCGTTCGGCGCGCTCCTCGTGACCGCCGACGGCCGGGTCGTCGAGGCCGAGAACACGGTGCTCACCGAGCGAGACGTGACCGGTCACGCCGAGACGAACCTCGTGCGTCGCGTGTGGAAGGACCTGGATGCCGCCGAGTTGCCGGCATCCACTCTCTACACGTCGTGCGAGCCCTGCGCGATGTGCTGCGGCGCGATCTTCTGGGCGGGGATCGGCCGCGTGGTCTACGCGCTGTCGGGGACTGGGCTCATCGCCCTCGCCGGGCCCGAGGACGACGGCACCGCGCTCGACCTTCCGTCGCGCGAGGTCTTCGCGCACGGCACACGCGCGATCGAGGTCTCGGGGCCGCACCTGGAGGAGGCAGCCGCTCAGCCGCACCGCGGTTTCTGGTGA
- the sucC gene encoding ADP-forming succinate--CoA ligase subunit beta — translation MDLYEYQARDLFEKYEVPVLAGIIADTPEEAKAAAEKLGGVVVVKAQVKTGGRGKAGGVKVAKNPDEAFEAAQAILGLDIKGHVVKRVMVAAGARIAKEFYFSVLLDRSNRSYLSLSSVEGGMEIEELAVERPDALARIEVDPIEGITPEKALEIARAAKFDEELAPKVADVFVKLYNVYKGEDATLVEVNPLIQSEDGDIIALDGKVSLDENAGFRHPDHEALEDKDAADPLEAKAKQHDLNYVKLDGQVGIIGNGAGLVMSTLDVVAYAGEKHGGVKPANFLDIGGGASATVMAAGLDVILGDEQVKSVFVNVFGGITSCVAVAEGIVKALEILGDTATKPLVVRLDGNQVEEGREILAGANHPLVTLAAGMDEGADKAAELANA, via the coding sequence GTGGATCTCTACGAGTACCAGGCACGTGATCTGTTCGAAAAGTACGAGGTGCCGGTGCTCGCCGGCATCATCGCCGACACCCCTGAGGAGGCGAAGGCGGCCGCGGAGAAGCTCGGTGGCGTCGTCGTCGTCAAGGCTCAGGTCAAGACCGGAGGCCGCGGCAAGGCCGGCGGTGTGAAGGTCGCCAAGAACCCCGACGAGGCCTTCGAGGCGGCTCAGGCCATCCTCGGTCTCGACATCAAGGGCCACGTCGTCAAGCGCGTCATGGTCGCCGCGGGCGCTCGCATCGCCAAGGAGTTCTACTTCTCGGTGCTGCTCGACCGTTCGAACCGCTCCTACCTGTCGCTGTCCAGCGTCGAGGGCGGCATGGAGATCGAGGAGCTCGCCGTCGAGCGTCCCGACGCGCTCGCGCGCATCGAGGTCGACCCGATCGAGGGCATCACCCCCGAGAAGGCGCTCGAGATCGCTCGCGCCGCCAAGTTCGACGAGGAGCTCGCGCCCAAGGTCGCCGACGTCTTCGTCAAGCTCTACAACGTCTACAAGGGCGAGGACGCCACGCTCGTCGAGGTGAACCCCCTCATCCAGAGCGAAGACGGCGACATCATCGCCCTCGACGGCAAGGTCTCGCTCGACGAGAACGCCGGCTTCCGCCACCCCGACCACGAGGCGCTGGAAGACAAGGACGCGGCCGACCCGCTCGAGGCCAAGGCCAAGCAGCACGACCTCAACTACGTCAAGCTCGACGGCCAGGTCGGCATCATCGGCAACGGCGCGGGTCTGGTCATGTCGACCCTCGACGTCGTCGCGTACGCCGGCGAGAAGCACGGTGGCGTCAAGCCCGCCAACTTCCTCGACATCGGTGGCGGCGCCTCGGCGACCGTCATGGCCGCCGGTCTCGACGTCATCCTCGGCGACGAGCAGGTCAAGAGCGTCTTCGTCAACGTCTTCGGCGGCATCACCTCGTGCGTCGCCGTGGCCGAGGGCATCGTGAAGGCCCTCGAGATCCTGGGCGACACGGCGACCAAGCCGCTCGTCGTCCGCCTCGACGGCAACCAGGTCGAAGAGGGTCGCGAGATCCTCGCCGGCGCCAACCACCCGCTCGTCACCCTCGCCGCCGGTATGGACGAGGGCGCCGACAAGGCCGCCGAACTGGCCAACGCGTAA
- a CDS encoding sensor histidine kinase: MSTSPAAAYARDVRVTWWYTVVSIIMLQVFGLVIWTLVLVLNEHVATTALYLVGAAGSVASAILLLVHYRREPLDENDTVARRPVWPLVLAGVAAAALAGGAAGSLLLGVVLAAQALCLVRWRAGVRLRLVVMLTLVIVAAWVIEAAHLNPQGYVAQVLGMGIFIAMLPPLTATSLWWWDIVRELDRARRAEGRLAAAQERLRLASDLHDLQGHHLQVIALQLELAEKMMGRDPEAAVEQVRAARASVDDARRGTRDLAARFRGVPLPDELANAADLLRAAGLTVELLVDTEAGRAPADVLGPVIRESTTNVLKHGGGVSASLSLARHRGSWVLIVENDARPAASPVGDGAGLSGIAERVRTVGGTVDAAHAGDLFRITVRVPEEVPA, encoded by the coding sequence GTGAGCACATCCCCCGCCGCGGCCTACGCCCGAGACGTCCGCGTGACGTGGTGGTACACGGTCGTCTCGATCATCATGCTGCAGGTCTTCGGCCTGGTCATCTGGACGCTCGTGCTCGTCCTGAACGAGCACGTGGCGACCACTGCGCTGTACCTGGTCGGGGCGGCCGGGTCGGTGGCATCCGCGATCCTTCTGCTCGTGCACTACCGGCGCGAGCCGCTGGACGAGAACGACACGGTCGCGCGGCGGCCCGTGTGGCCGCTCGTGCTCGCCGGTGTCGCTGCTGCCGCGCTCGCCGGCGGAGCCGCGGGGTCGCTGCTTCTCGGGGTGGTGCTCGCGGCGCAGGCGCTGTGCCTGGTGCGGTGGCGGGCCGGGGTGCGACTTCGCCTCGTGGTGATGCTGACCCTGGTGATCGTCGCGGCATGGGTGATCGAGGCCGCCCACCTCAACCCTCAGGGGTACGTCGCCCAGGTGCTGGGCATGGGGATCTTCATCGCGATGCTGCCTCCGCTGACCGCGACGTCGCTGTGGTGGTGGGATATCGTCCGCGAGCTCGACCGCGCCCGCCGCGCCGAGGGGCGGCTCGCCGCAGCACAAGAACGCCTGCGCCTGGCGAGCGATCTCCACGACCTGCAGGGCCACCACCTCCAGGTCATCGCGCTGCAGCTCGAGCTCGCCGAGAAGATGATGGGGCGCGACCCGGAGGCCGCCGTCGAGCAGGTACGTGCCGCACGGGCGAGCGTTGACGATGCGCGGCGCGGCACCCGCGACCTCGCGGCGCGGTTCCGCGGGGTGCCCCTGCCCGACGAACTGGCCAATGCCGCCGACCTGCTCCGCGCCGCCGGCCTCACCGTCGAGCTCCTGGTCGATACCGAGGCCGGTCGAGCCCCGGCCGACGTGCTGGGCCCGGTGATCCGCGAGTCCACGACCAATGTGCTCAAACACGGCGGCGGGGTGTCGGCATCCCTCTCCCTGGCTCGACACCGGGGCTCGTGGGTGCTGATCGTCGAGAACGACGCGCGCCCCGCCGCGTCTCCGGTCGGAGACGGGGCCGGTCTCTCCGGGATCGCCGAGCGCGTCCGAACCGTCGGAGGAACAGTGGATGCCGCCCACGCGGGCGATCTGTTCCGAATCACCGTTCGCGTGCCCGAGGAGGTGCCGGCATGA
- a CDS encoding response regulator transcription factor yields MIRVLIADDEDMIRTALAALLRLEPDLEVVGECRDGESAIAEAERLRPDVCLLDLEMPGLDGVDTAARILRRVPSRCVIVTRHARPGVLRRALGAGVDGFLPKSRPADDVAAVIREVAAGRRYVDPEIAADALSDERSPLTDRELDVLRAGARGETVAEIAASLHLSAGTVRNHVSSVLGKLGLASRQQATIHARERGWI; encoded by the coding sequence ATGATCCGTGTGCTCATCGCCGATGACGAAGACATGATCCGCACGGCGCTCGCCGCGCTCCTGCGCCTCGAGCCCGATCTCGAGGTCGTGGGGGAGTGCCGCGACGGCGAGAGCGCCATCGCCGAGGCCGAGCGGCTGCGGCCCGACGTGTGCCTGCTCGACCTCGAGATGCCCGGTCTCGACGGCGTCGACACGGCCGCGCGGATCCTCCGGCGCGTCCCCTCGCGCTGCGTGATCGTCACGCGTCACGCGCGGCCGGGCGTCCTGCGTCGCGCGCTCGGGGCGGGCGTCGACGGGTTCTTGCCGAAGTCCCGGCCCGCGGATGACGTCGCCGCGGTCATCCGCGAGGTCGCCGCCGGACGCCGGTACGTCGACCCCGAGATCGCCGCCGACGCGCTGAGCGACGAGCGCAGCCCCCTCACCGACCGGGAGCTCGACGTGCTGCGGGCGGGCGCGCGGGGGGAGACGGTGGCCGAGATCGCAGCCTCCCTGCATCTGTCCGCCGGGACGGTGCGCAACCACGTGTCGTCGGTGCTGGGGAAGCTCGGGTTGGCGAGTCGGCAGCAGGCGACGATTCATGCGCGGGAGCGTGGGTGGATCTGA
- a CDS encoding DUF1653 domain-containing protein has product MTIEPGIYEHFKGQRYEVFGTTRHSETEEVFVSYRKLYDDYSFWVRPVDMFTGDVEREGYSGPRFRRIL; this is encoded by the coding sequence ATGACAATCGAACCCGGCATCTACGAACACTTCAAGGGCCAGCGCTACGAGGTGTTCGGCACGACGAGGCACTCCGAGACCGAGGAGGTCTTCGTGTCGTACCGCAAGCTTTACGACGACTACTCGTTCTGGGTTCGTCCGGTCGACATGTTCACCGGCGACGTCGAGCGCGAGGGCTATTCTGGGCCTCGCTTTCGCCGCATCCTTTAG
- a CDS encoding metal-sensitive transcriptional regulator, giving the protein MSESERALHDPQAVRKIANRLKRAQGQLTAVIAAVERGGDCREVVTQLAAVSSAIDRAGFAIISTAMRECLTDGAADDGSASGADGANRLTVEELEKLFLNLA; this is encoded by the coding sequence GTGAGCGAGTCGGAACGCGCACTCCACGACCCTCAAGCGGTCCGGAAGATCGCCAACCGCCTCAAGCGCGCGCAGGGACAACTCACCGCCGTCATCGCGGCGGTCGAGCGGGGCGGCGACTGCCGCGAAGTCGTCACGCAACTCGCCGCGGTGAGCAGCGCGATCGACCGCGCTGGCTTCGCCATCATCTCCACCGCAATGCGCGAGTGCCTGACCGACGGCGCTGCCGACGACGGCTCGGCATCCGGAGCCGACGGCGCGAACCGCCTGACCGTCGAGGAACTGGAGAAGCTCTTCCTCAATCTCGCGTAA
- the sucD gene encoding succinate--CoA ligase subunit alpha, giving the protein MSIYLNKDSKVIVQGITGGEGTKHTALMLKAGTQVVGGVNARKAGTTVTHKDASGNDVELPVFASVEEAMRETGADVSIAFVPPAFTKDAMVEAIDAEIPLLVVITEGVPVGDTAEAWAYAKSKGEKTRIIGPNCPGIITPGEALVGITPANITGKGPIGLVSKSGTLTYQMMFELRDLGFSTAIGIGGDPVIGTTHIDALAAFEADPETKAIVMIGEIGGDAEERAAAYIAENVTKPVVGYVAGFTAPEGKTMGHAGAIVSGSAGTAQAKKEALEAAGVKVGKTPSETASLMREIIEAL; this is encoded by the coding sequence ATGTCGATCTACCTCAACAAGGACTCCAAGGTCATCGTCCAGGGCATCACGGGCGGCGAAGGCACCAAGCACACCGCCCTCATGCTCAAGGCCGGCACCCAGGTCGTCGGTGGCGTGAACGCCCGCAAGGCCGGCACCACCGTCACCCACAAGGACGCCTCCGGCAACGACGTCGAGCTGCCCGTCTTCGCCTCGGTCGAAGAGGCCATGCGCGAGACCGGCGCCGACGTGTCGATCGCGTTCGTGCCCCCGGCCTTCACGAAGGACGCGATGGTCGAAGCCATCGACGCCGAGATCCCCCTCCTCGTCGTGATCACCGAGGGCGTGCCCGTCGGCGACACCGCCGAGGCCTGGGCCTACGCGAAGTCGAAGGGCGAGAAGACCCGCATCATCGGCCCGAACTGCCCCGGCATCATCACGCCCGGTGAGGCGCTCGTGGGCATCACGCCCGCGAACATCACCGGCAAGGGCCCCATCGGCCTCGTGTCGAAGTCGGGCACCCTGACCTACCAGATGATGTTCGAGCTGCGCGACCTCGGCTTCTCGACCGCCATCGGCATCGGCGGCGACCCGGTCATCGGCACGACGCACATCGACGCCCTCGCGGCGTTCGAGGCCGACCCCGAGACCAAGGCGATCGTCATGATCGGCGAGATCGGTGGAGACGCCGAAGAGCGCGCCGCCGCCTACATCGCCGAGAACGTGACCAAGCCCGTCGTCGGCTACGTCGCCGGCTTCACCGCCCCCGAGGGCAAGACCATGGGCCACGCCGGCGCCATCGTCTCGGGCTCGGCCGGTACCGCTCAGGCGAAGAAGGAGGCCCTCGAGGCCGCCGGAGTCAAGGTCGGCAAGACG
- a CDS encoding methyltransferase family protein → MSELVAWTVLALLLALTELAFAPARSGSRSPRGEATDRLAQMLTVVAIVGPPLLALIRCSPPGLPALAIGVGIAASGIALRVVAMRVLGERFQLTPREVSEAPRLVTSGPYAVIRHPGYAALLLAFSGLALVGGGVLGLLFIAPLVGGVVVRVAIEEEILRAEFGASHVDYVKETPWMLLPRIR, encoded by the coding sequence ATGAGTGAGCTCGTCGCATGGACGGTACTCGCCCTGCTCCTCGCCCTTACAGAGCTCGCGTTCGCCCCGGCGCGAAGCGGGTCGCGCTCGCCGCGGGGTGAGGCGACCGACCGACTCGCGCAGATGCTGACAGTCGTCGCCATCGTCGGACCGCCCCTGCTCGCCCTGATCCGCTGTTCTCCGCCGGGCTTGCCTGCCCTGGCGATCGGAGTCGGGATCGCGGCGAGCGGGATCGCCTTGCGGGTCGTCGCGATGCGAGTCCTCGGTGAGCGATTCCAGCTCACACCCCGCGAGGTGAGCGAGGCACCCCGCCTCGTTACATCGGGGCCGTACGCCGTGATCCGACACCCCGGGTACGCGGCACTTCTGCTTGCGTTCAGCGGTCTTGCGCTGGTCGGCGGCGGGGTGCTCGGTCTGCTGTTCATCGCGCCACTGGTGGGCGGCGTCGTCGTCCGCGTCGCGATCGAGGAAGAGATCCTTCGTGCGGAGTTCGGCGCGAGCCATGTCGACTACGTCAAGGAGACCCCGTGGATGTTGCTGCCCCGGATCCGGTGA
- a CDS encoding FAD-dependent oxidoreductase, which yields MRTIIIGGVAAGMSAATRLRRLDEDRQITVYERGAHVSFANCGLPYHIGGVIPERASLLLQTPESFASRFAIDVHVRHEVRAIDTAAQTVTVRDLETGIDRVEGYEDLIIASGATAGPGASAPHIPTHTLRSVDDVDLVLEVLADAGPEPRVLVVGAGFIGLEAVENLRARGARVTLVSRGRQVLSPLDPEMAAPVLALLRDAGVDVRLGVTVTGAEPGLVHLSDGERVEAVLVVEASGVRPDSALAAAAGIRLGNTGGIAVDSHHRTSAPHVWAVGDGVEKKDHVDGIPTLVTMAGLANRHGRAAADDIAGRTPDATAPALSTAILGLLGTTVALVGWNERRLVAAGRPHRVIHTHPASHATYYPGAESMAIKLLVDPGTDRILGAQIVGGTGVDKRIDVIAVAMAAGLTATALSQLELAYAPQYGSAKDPVNMLGYVAENLATGTTRSLQWHELASAMEGGALLVDVRSPTEYTAGAIPGSRNIPLDELRARHDELLGRPIIVHCQVGQRGHTAARLLTQLGHDVRNLDGGYRTWVAGAAAA from the coding sequence ATGAGGACGATCATCATCGGTGGAGTCGCGGCAGGCATGAGCGCGGCAACACGACTCCGCCGACTCGACGAGGACCGACAGATCACGGTCTACGAGCGGGGCGCTCACGTGTCCTTCGCCAACTGCGGGCTGCCGTATCACATCGGGGGTGTGATACCCGAGCGCGCGTCTCTGCTTCTGCAGACACCCGAATCGTTCGCGAGCAGGTTCGCGATCGACGTGCACGTCAGGCACGAGGTACGGGCGATCGATACCGCCGCCCAGACAGTAACCGTCCGCGACCTCGAGACCGGCATCGACCGGGTCGAGGGGTACGAGGATCTGATCATCGCGAGCGGAGCGACCGCGGGTCCGGGCGCATCCGCGCCGCACATCCCCACCCACACGCTCCGCAGCGTCGACGACGTCGACCTCGTGCTCGAAGTGCTCGCCGACGCCGGGCCGGAACCGCGCGTCCTGGTGGTCGGCGCGGGGTTCATCGGGCTGGAGGCGGTGGAGAACCTCCGCGCGCGCGGCGCCCGGGTGACACTCGTGTCCCGCGGTCGACAGGTCCTCTCGCCGCTGGATCCGGAGATGGCGGCACCGGTTCTCGCCCTTCTGCGCGACGCGGGCGTCGACGTCCGCCTCGGCGTGACGGTCACGGGGGCGGAGCCCGGCCTCGTGCACCTCAGCGACGGGGAACGCGTCGAGGCGGTGCTGGTCGTCGAGGCCAGCGGCGTCCGGCCGGACTCCGCTCTGGCCGCAGCGGCAGGCATCCGCCTCGGCAACACCGGCGGAATCGCCGTCGATTCCCACCACCGCACCTCTGCTCCGCACGTGTGGGCGGTCGGCGACGGCGTCGAGAAGAAGGATCACGTCGACGGCATCCCGACCCTGGTGACGATGGCGGGCCTGGCGAACCGACACGGACGTGCCGCCGCAGACGACATCGCCGGAAGGACACCGGATGCCACGGCTCCCGCGCTCAGCACGGCGATCCTCGGTCTGCTCGGAACCACCGTCGCCCTCGTCGGCTGGAACGAACGTCGCTTGGTCGCTGCGGGACGTCCTCACCGGGTCATCCACACCCACCCCGCCTCGCACGCGACCTATTACCCCGGCGCGGAGTCGATGGCGATCAAACTGCTCGTCGACCCAGGGACCGACCGGATCCTCGGCGCTCAGATCGTCGGCGGCACGGGCGTCGACAAGCGTATCGACGTCATCGCCGTCGCGATGGCGGCCGGACTCACCGCCACCGCCCTCTCGCAGCTCGAACTCGCCTACGCACCGCAGTACGGATCCGCGAAAGACCCGGTCAACATGCTCGGTTACGTGGCGGAGAATCTCGCGACGGGTACCACGCGCTCGCTGCAATGGCACGAACTCGCGTCCGCGATGGAAGGAGGTGCGCTCCTCGTCGACGTCCGCAGCCCGACCGAGTACACGGCGGGCGCGATCCCCGGATCACGCAACATCCCCCTCGATGAGCTGCGCGCACGACACGATGAACTGCTCGGTCGGCCGATCATCGTGCACTGCCAGGTGGGACAACGCGGTCACACCGCCGCGCGTCTCCTCACACAGCTCGGCCACGACGTCCGTAATCTCGACGGTGGCTACCGCACCTGGGTGGCCGGCGCGGCCGCCGCGTGA
- a CDS encoding transcriptional regulator, whose protein sequence is MISIALWGVAIVITGAIFVGVSESARAAVNGVVIPAGFVGLPLFEGFHNEGRFGVRPEWGLLVMLIVPAVVGILLSLIALAREVSHE, encoded by the coding sequence GTGATCTCGATCGCCCTCTGGGGGGTCGCGATCGTCATCACCGGAGCCATCTTCGTCGGAGTGTCCGAATCGGCGCGGGCCGCGGTTAACGGCGTGGTCATCCCTGCAGGCTTCGTCGGGCTGCCGCTTTTCGAGGGCTTCCACAACGAGGGACGGTTCGGCGTGCGCCCCGAGTGGGGATTGCTGGTGATGCTCATCGTCCCAGCAGTGGTCGGCATTCTGCTGTCCCTCATCGCCCTCGCGCGTGAGGTGTCGCATGAGTGA
- a CDS encoding M14 family zinc carboxypeptidase, with protein sequence MTLPDDPSPLDAIAATVPEFETFPTVDELDAWIDEVAGRHPGSVAVRRIGTSRDGHPVRMLTVGEGDASILVSAGALPDGPAGFRTVQELVRLLRERAAPLAGIAARWHIVPCLDPDGARLNETWYERHASAHGPRRSAADGTLPHPGLPSSADHPLSETAALRRVIDEVKPQLLVSLHGTHVEGVFTSVSSPEPALAAALAGAASVVGLPPVSVVCDTPVSASLAPGVVALDPAADDPFRDIGASTAADTRPHGPVSVVSRVPARLAPRATDPGPSGESLGTVVRRALADLDTRAHRLKSIADAVEPALAPTSPFLTSVNDARAAVAPLRESWRAVLENPALSAREATHAEQAAFASAPHAVGLRGAGALLRVLDAEAAADHAAPQVRAAHREALAVFDAWVTDADRLPAVPIAPRRRVATQLAVLLAAAAAVVGAREEAVIR encoded by the coding sequence ATGACTCTCCCCGATGACCCCTCCCCGCTCGACGCGATCGCGGCGACGGTGCCAGAGTTCGAGACGTTTCCGACGGTGGACGAGCTCGACGCGTGGATCGACGAGGTCGCCGGGCGACACCCCGGCTCGGTCGCGGTCCGTCGGATCGGAACCTCCCGCGACGGGCATCCGGTTCGCATGCTCACGGTCGGCGAGGGGGACGCATCGATCCTCGTCTCCGCCGGGGCGCTGCCGGACGGGCCGGCCGGATTCCGCACGGTGCAGGAGCTCGTGCGCCTGCTCCGGGAGCGCGCGGCTCCTCTGGCCGGTATCGCCGCGCGATGGCACATCGTCCCGTGCCTCGATCCCGACGGCGCACGGCTCAACGAGACCTGGTACGAGCGACACGCCTCTGCACACGGACCTCGCCGCTCCGCGGCAGACGGGACGCTCCCGCACCCGGGGCTGCCCAGCTCCGCCGATCACCCCCTCTCCGAGACGGCGGCGCTCAGGAGGGTGATCGACGAGGTGAAGCCGCAGCTGCTCGTCTCGCTCCACGGCACGCACGTCGAAGGCGTCTTCACCTCCGTCAGCTCCCCCGAGCCCGCACTGGCCGCGGCCCTCGCCGGAGCGGCATCCGTGGTCGGGCTCCCCCCGGTCTCCGTGGTGTGCGACACCCCGGTTTCCGCCTCTCTGGCGCCCGGTGTCGTCGCGCTGGACCCGGCCGCCGACGATCCGTTCCGCGACATCGGTGCGAGCACCGCCGCGGACACGCGGCCCCACGGCCCCGTCTCGGTCGTCAGCCGGGTGCCGGCACGGCTCGCCCCGCGTGCCACTGACCCCGGCCCGAGCGGCGAGTCCCTCGGAACCGTCGTGCGGCGCGCCCTCGCCGACCTCGACACGCGCGCGCACCGTCTGAAGAGCATCGCGGATGCCGTGGAGCCCGCCCTCGCACCCACCTCGCCGTTCCTCACCTCCGTGAACGACGCGCGGGCCGCGGTGGCTCCCCTGCGCGAGAGCTGGCGCGCGGTGCTCGAGAACCCCGCCCTGAGCGCGCGCGAAGCCACGCACGCGGAGCAAGCCGCTTTCGCCTCCGCCCCTCACGCCGTCGGCCTCCGCGGGGCGGGAGCGCTGCTACGGGTCCTGGATGCCGAGGCCGCGGCGGATCATGCCGCACCTCAGGTGCGCGCGGCCCATCGTGAGGCGCTCGCCGTCTTCGACGCGTGGGTGACCGACGCCGACCGGCTGCCCGCCGTTCCCATCGCCCCGCGTCGCCGGGTCGCGACGCAGCTCGCGGTGCTGCTGGCCGCAGCGGCGGCGGTCGTCGGCGCCCGGGAGGAAGCCGTCATCCGCTGA